In Euphorbia lathyris chromosome 10, ddEupLath1.1, whole genome shotgun sequence, a single genomic region encodes these proteins:
- the LOC136209962 gene encoding iridoid oxidase-like — MEWSFMHLFTILFVIILILIKSRRFNENRRPPGPRAWPIFGNIFDLGALPHQTFHKLRSKYGAVIWLRLGFTNTLVIQSAKAAEHLFKNHDVQFSDRKVYDAFTAHNYNEGSLSMCHYGSNWRILRRLVTLGLMTSKKIIDSVNVRRNCIDKMIRFIEEDAAVARSRGESGEIVVSRYVFVMTFNLMGNLIFSKDLVDSHSEEGCEFFEAMDMVMKWGAKPNLVDFFPSLRGFDPQRIRKNMEFDLGRTLKIVEKFVMERIEDRKSVKERGEGDFLDTILENENGKEGADKISTHNMIIIILEMFFGGTETTSGTSEWVMVELFRSPESMKKVKEELNRVVGTKRKVEENDLDELPYLQAVIKETMRLHPVLPLLVPRNTLEETKFMGYVIPKGTQVFVNTWGIGRDPDTWEDPLSFKPERFLGSNIDYRGQNFELLPFGSGRRICVGYPLAHRILHLTVATLLHCFEWEIDTNSAAEVMDMNEKYGFTVKKLIPFRAIPKKKIIAESG; from the exons ATGGAGTGGAGTTTTATGCATCTGTTTACTATTCTGTTTGTAATAATTCTGATTCTGATCAAATCAAGACGATTCAATGAAAATCGGAGACCGCCAGGGCCACGAGCTTGGCCAATCTTCGGTAACATCTTCGATCTAGGAGCATTACCACACCAGACATTTCACAAACTCAGATCCAAATACGGTGCTGTAATTTGGTTAAGACTTGGTTTCACTAACACACTTGTTATTCAATCTGCAAAAGCAGCTGAACATCTTTTCAAGAATCATGATGTTCAATTCTCGGACAGGAAAGTTTATGATGCTTTCACAGCTCATAACTACAACGAGGGATCACTTTCAATGTGTCATTACGGTTCAAATTGGCGCATTCTTCGTCGTCTAGTCACACTTGGCCTCATGACAAGCAAGAAAATCATTGATTCTGTTAATGTTCGGCGAAATTGCATCGACAAGATGATACGTTTCATCGAGGAAGATGCAGCAGTAGCTCGTTCTAGAGGCGAATCAGGAGAAATAGTGGTGTCTAGGTATGTTTTTGTTATGACATTTAACTTAATGGGGAACCTTATTTTCTCTAAGGATCTTGTGGATTCTCATTCGGAAGAAGGTTGTGAGTTCTTTGAGGCAATGGATATGGTGATGAAATGGGGTGCGAAGCCTAATTTAGTCGATTTTTTTCCGAGCTTAAGAGGGTTTGATCCGCAGAGGATTAGGAAAAACATGGAGTTTGATTTGGGACGAACTTTAAAGATAGTGGAAAAGTTTGTGATGGAAAGGATTGAAGATAGAAAATCAGTGAAAGAAAGAGGTGAAGGAGATTTTTTGGATACAATCTTGGAGAATGAAAATGGAAAAGAAGGAGCTGATAAGATCTCAACTCACAATATGATCATAATCATACTG gAAATGTTTTTTGGTGGAACAGAAACTACAAGTGGAACTTCTGAATGGGTGATGGTGGAACTGTTTCGCAGCCCTGAATCAATGAAGAAAGTTAAAGAAGAACTCAATCGAGTTGTCGGAACCAAAAGGAAAGTTGAAGAGAACGACTTGGATGAACTTCCATATTTGCAGGCAGTAATCAAAGAAACAATGAGGTTACATCCTGTTCTTCCATTGTTAGTTCCACGAAACACATTAGAAGAAACAAAATTCATGGGATATGTGATACCTAAAGGTACACAGGTCTTTGTAAACACATGGGGAATAGGAAGAGACCCGGATACTTGGGAAGATCCATTGAGTTTTAAGCCTGAAAGATTTTTAGGCTCTAATATTGATTATAGAGGTCAAAACTTCGAGTTACTTCCTTTTGGATCTGGAAGAAGGATTTGTGTGGGATATCCATTGGCTCATCGGATACTTCACCTTACAGTTGCCACTTTGCTTCATTGTTTCGAATGGGAGATTGATACGAATTCTGCTGCAGAGGTCATGGACATGAATGAGAAGTACGGATTCACAGTTAAGAAGCTTATACCCTTTAGAGCTATACCAAAGAAGAAGATCATTGCAGAATCCGGATGA